Proteins co-encoded in one Daphnia carinata strain CSIRO-1 chromosome 3, CSIRO_AGI_Dcar_HiC_V3, whole genome shotgun sequence genomic window:
- the LOC130685221 gene encoding Na(+)/H(+) exchanger protein 7-like isoform X1: MSKLFLLLLLGAMLAAPAETALNQSDDEHANYNTRQMLVVPILEDKPGHINFIAETKSHPTTYAEGNHGEGKKHHGIHVADFRWDEIGIYITFTAFVIVAGLAKVAFHHAHFISSRIPESCLLILLGTAVGGILYAAGFQGSSQQAGLTGEESFMFPTFTPKLFFFFLLPPIILEASYSLYDRAFADNTGTVLFYAVTGTIFNTFVIGLCLIGLVTIGWIGAVHISEGTSMASLTDHLYTLKPTDCLVFSALISAVDPVAVLAIFQEIGINKDLYFLVFGESLLNDAVTVVLYAMMVAFAQMEGNVGGEQYVLGFVSFFTISLGGFGIGILCGLLTALITRTTSEVRVVEPLVVFGMAYFAYMGAELFHFSGIISCIGCGLVQAHYAFPNISRKSHTTVKYFIKMLSSTSDCIIFLFLGMVLVNDVHEWHTGFVLWTLLLCLVVRFLGVVMLTTIANRFRLKPVNLREQFIMAYGGLRGAVSFSLVEMLLPSVILPRQMFVTTTLVVVLFTVFIQGGTIKLFVHLLDIKKDSQSVKYLINEMNETLFDHLSAGFEGICGQRGNNFLRGKIEQIDERYLRPIFTRRSEKDPLQLLFEKLTLSEHEANMYNIGGKTRDFATTELPGTDESLMISELMKESTTSLSSAGSVRMSSLLQGASTYLGHMKQQERKSLRRFVDAVGMLRQKSAPPENLILPQVSKSASRRSVSLDPEVTAHVFRKALRTNSSNQSRRLFEKRNLIKDDDLPDPSKWMSIRRRVSKTSDTLQPGDRFAQTVLSVMNSELPKPKGRFAQTVGTVMNTQRFKPGTSISPLATFNVSSSNFDNGTNGQQQLDTCFTENECSSTLESNKQSGLGNTTGLTAPLEVIIERDKERSRSSTHTQDSENDEEQGAPLIMAKAAAKGDTEV; encoded by the exons ATGTCGAAACTGTTTCTGCTTTTATTACTCGGTGCCATGTTAGCGGCGCCCGCTGAAACGGCATTGAATCAATCAGATGATGAGCACGCTAACTATAATACGAGGCAGATGCTTGTGGTGCCGATCTTGGAAGATAAACCTGGCCACATCAATTTCATAGCTGAAACAAAGAGTCACCCGACGACTTACGCCGAAGGGAATCACGGTGAAGGGAAAAAACATCATGGAATTCACGTGGCTGATTTTCGCTGGGACGAAATTGGAATCTACATCACGTTCACTGCTTTCGTTATTGTGGCCGGTTTGGCCAAAGTGG CCTTCCATCACGCACACTTCATCTCGTCTAGGATACCCGAATCATG CTTGCTGATTCTGCTCGGGACAGCTGTTGGCGGAATTCTTTA TGCGGCCGGATTTCAAGGCTCAAGTCAACAGGCTGGATTGACCGGCGAGGAAAGTTTCATGTTCCCCACGTTCACACCgaaactgttctttttttttctactgcCTCC CATCATTCTGGAAGCTTCTTATTCGCTGTATGACCGAGCGTTTGCCGATAATACTGGAACCGTCCTCTTCTATGCGGTCACT GGCACCATCTTCAACACGTTCGTAATAG GACTGTGTTTAATCGGTTTGGTGACAATCGGGTGGATCGGTGCTGTCCATATCTCCGAGGGAACCAGCATGGCATCCTTGACTGACCATCTCTATACGTTAAAGCCCACTGACTGCTTAGTGTTTTCTGCGCTCATCTCAGCTGTTGATCCTGTGGCAGTTCTTGCCATTTTTCAAGAAATCGGCATTAACAAAGACCTGTACTTCCTTGTCTTCGGAGAGTCTCTTCTTAATG ACGCCGTGACCGTCGTTCTCTATGCGATGATGGTGGCCTTCGCTCAAATGGAAGGCAATGTCGGTGGAGAACAATATGTTCTTGGTTTCGTCTCATTTTTCACCATAAGCCTGGGTGGCTTCGGAATAGGAATCCTCTGCGGATTGCTGACAGCACTCATCACTCGCACCACGTCCGAAGTTCGCG TTGTTGAACCGCTAGTTGTATTTGGAATGGCCTATTTCGCTTACATGGGCGCAgagctttttcatttttctggcATCATAAG TTGTATCGGTTGTGGCCTTGTTCAAGCCCATTATGCCTTTCCCAACATCTCGCGCAAGTCTCACACGACCGTGAAATACTTTATCAAAATGCTCAGTTCAACAAGTGACTGTAttattttcctgtttttggGTATGGTGCTCGTCAACGACGTCCATGAATGGCACACTGGTTTCGTCCTTTGGACCCTTTTGCTGTGCCTCGTTGTCCGGTTTCTTG GTGTTGTTATGCTCACTACCATTGCCAATCGATTCCGGCTTAAACCAGTCAACTTGCGTGAGCAATTTATAATGGCTTATGGAGGATTGCGAGGCGCTGTCAGTTTTTCACTAGTAGAGATGCTTTTGCCGAGCGTAATTCTACCACGTCAAATGTTCGTTACGACCACtttggttgttgttttattcACCGTCTTCATACAG GGCGGGACCATCAAACTGTTTGTCCACCTCTTAGACATCAAGAAAGACAGTCAGTCCGTCAAATATCTTATTAACGAAATGAACGAAACG TTGTTTGATCACTTGTCTGCCGGATTTGAGGGGATCTGCGGTCAGCGGGGAAATAACTTCCTCagg GGGAAAATCGAACAGATTGACGAGAGGTACTTAAGGCCAATCTTTACGCGGCGCTCGGAGAAGGATCCTCTGCAACTTTTGTTCGAGAAACTGACTCTATC GGAGCATGAGGCGAACATGTATAACATAGGTGGTAAAACGCGTGATTTTGCCACCACTGAACTGCCCGGAACAGACGAATCGCTCATGATTTCTGAACTTATGAAAGAATCAACAACGTCTCTATCTTCTGCGGGCAGCGTTAGAATGTCATCCTTACTTCAAGGAGCATCAACATACCTGGGCCACATGAAACAGCAAGAGAGAAAATCCTTGAGAAGATTTGTCGATGCCGTTGGTATGTTGCGTCAGAAGAGTGCCCCGCCTGAGAACCTGATCCTTCCACAGGTTTCCAAATCCGCCTCACGGCGTTCCGTATCCCTGGATCCAGAGGTAACGGCGCATGTATTCCGTAAAGCTCTGCGGACCAACAGCAGCAATCAATCACGACGA CTTTTTGAGAAGCGAAATCTCATCAAAGACGATGATTTGCCGGATCCATCCAAATGGATGTCTATTCGGCGAAGGGTATCGAAAACTTCCGACACCCTGCAGCCTGGTGATCGTTTCGCACAGACTGTTTTATCTGTCATGAATTCTGAGTTGCCCAAACCAAAAGGACGTTTTGCCCAAACTGTTGGCACTGTAATGAACACACAACGGTTCAAACCCGGAACATCAATTTCGCCATTAGCTACCTTTAATGTATCATCGTCGAATTTCGATAATGGAACCAATGGTCAACAGCAACTGGACACATGCTTTACTGAAAATGAATGTTCATCCACATTGGAGTCAAATAAACAATCTGGATTAGGGAATACCACGGGCCTTACAGCTCCGCTGGAAGTTATCATTGAGCGTGATAAAGAGCGCAGTAGGTCCAGTACTCATACGCAAGATTCAGAAAATGACGAAGAACAAGGGGCTCCACTAATCATGGCTAAAGCTGCTGCCAAGGGAGACACCGAAGTGTaa
- the LOC130685221 gene encoding Na(+)/H(+) exchanger protein 7-like isoform X2: MSKLFLLLLLGAMLAAPAETALNQSDDEHANYNTRQMLVVPILEDKPGHINFIAETKSHPTTYAEGNHGEGKKHHGIHVADFRWDEIGIYITFTAFVIVAGLAKVAFHHAHFISSRIPESCAAGFQGSSQQAGLTGEESFMFPTFTPKLFFFFLLPPIILEASYSLYDRAFADNTGTVLFYAVTGTIFNTFVIGLCLIGLVTIGWIGAVHISEGTSMASLTDHLYTLKPTDCLVFSALISAVDPVAVLAIFQEIGINKDLYFLVFGESLLNDAVTVVLYAMMVAFAQMEGNVGGEQYVLGFVSFFTISLGGFGIGILCGLLTALITRTTSEVRVVEPLVVFGMAYFAYMGAELFHFSGIISCIGCGLVQAHYAFPNISRKSHTTVKYFIKMLSSTSDCIIFLFLGMVLVNDVHEWHTGFVLWTLLLCLVVRFLGVVMLTTIANRFRLKPVNLREQFIMAYGGLRGAVSFSLVEMLLPSVILPRQMFVTTTLVVVLFTVFIQGGTIKLFVHLLDIKKDSQSVKYLINEMNETLFDHLSAGFEGICGQRGNNFLRGKIEQIDERYLRPIFTRRSEKDPLQLLFEKLTLSEHEANMYNIGGKTRDFATTELPGTDESLMISELMKESTTSLSSAGSVRMSSLLQGASTYLGHMKQQERKSLRRFVDAVGMLRQKSAPPENLILPQVSKSASRRSVSLDPEVTAHVFRKALRTNSSNQSRRLFEKRNLIKDDDLPDPSKWMSIRRRVSKTSDTLQPGDRFAQTVLSVMNSELPKPKGRFAQTVGTVMNTQRFKPGTSISPLATFNVSSSNFDNGTNGQQQLDTCFTENECSSTLESNKQSGLGNTTGLTAPLEVIIERDKERSRSSTHTQDSENDEEQGAPLIMAKAAAKGDTEV; encoded by the exons ATGTCGAAACTGTTTCTGCTTTTATTACTCGGTGCCATGTTAGCGGCGCCCGCTGAAACGGCATTGAATCAATCAGATGATGAGCACGCTAACTATAATACGAGGCAGATGCTTGTGGTGCCGATCTTGGAAGATAAACCTGGCCACATCAATTTCATAGCTGAAACAAAGAGTCACCCGACGACTTACGCCGAAGGGAATCACGGTGAAGGGAAAAAACATCATGGAATTCACGTGGCTGATTTTCGCTGGGACGAAATTGGAATCTACATCACGTTCACTGCTTTCGTTATTGTGGCCGGTTTGGCCAAAGTGG CCTTCCATCACGCACACTTCATCTCGTCTAGGATACCCGAATCATG TGCGGCCGGATTTCAAGGCTCAAGTCAACAGGCTGGATTGACCGGCGAGGAAAGTTTCATGTTCCCCACGTTCACACCgaaactgttctttttttttctactgcCTCC CATCATTCTGGAAGCTTCTTATTCGCTGTATGACCGAGCGTTTGCCGATAATACTGGAACCGTCCTCTTCTATGCGGTCACT GGCACCATCTTCAACACGTTCGTAATAG GACTGTGTTTAATCGGTTTGGTGACAATCGGGTGGATCGGTGCTGTCCATATCTCCGAGGGAACCAGCATGGCATCCTTGACTGACCATCTCTATACGTTAAAGCCCACTGACTGCTTAGTGTTTTCTGCGCTCATCTCAGCTGTTGATCCTGTGGCAGTTCTTGCCATTTTTCAAGAAATCGGCATTAACAAAGACCTGTACTTCCTTGTCTTCGGAGAGTCTCTTCTTAATG ACGCCGTGACCGTCGTTCTCTATGCGATGATGGTGGCCTTCGCTCAAATGGAAGGCAATGTCGGTGGAGAACAATATGTTCTTGGTTTCGTCTCATTTTTCACCATAAGCCTGGGTGGCTTCGGAATAGGAATCCTCTGCGGATTGCTGACAGCACTCATCACTCGCACCACGTCCGAAGTTCGCG TTGTTGAACCGCTAGTTGTATTTGGAATGGCCTATTTCGCTTACATGGGCGCAgagctttttcatttttctggcATCATAAG TTGTATCGGTTGTGGCCTTGTTCAAGCCCATTATGCCTTTCCCAACATCTCGCGCAAGTCTCACACGACCGTGAAATACTTTATCAAAATGCTCAGTTCAACAAGTGACTGTAttattttcctgtttttggGTATGGTGCTCGTCAACGACGTCCATGAATGGCACACTGGTTTCGTCCTTTGGACCCTTTTGCTGTGCCTCGTTGTCCGGTTTCTTG GTGTTGTTATGCTCACTACCATTGCCAATCGATTCCGGCTTAAACCAGTCAACTTGCGTGAGCAATTTATAATGGCTTATGGAGGATTGCGAGGCGCTGTCAGTTTTTCACTAGTAGAGATGCTTTTGCCGAGCGTAATTCTACCACGTCAAATGTTCGTTACGACCACtttggttgttgttttattcACCGTCTTCATACAG GGCGGGACCATCAAACTGTTTGTCCACCTCTTAGACATCAAGAAAGACAGTCAGTCCGTCAAATATCTTATTAACGAAATGAACGAAACG TTGTTTGATCACTTGTCTGCCGGATTTGAGGGGATCTGCGGTCAGCGGGGAAATAACTTCCTCagg GGGAAAATCGAACAGATTGACGAGAGGTACTTAAGGCCAATCTTTACGCGGCGCTCGGAGAAGGATCCTCTGCAACTTTTGTTCGAGAAACTGACTCTATC GGAGCATGAGGCGAACATGTATAACATAGGTGGTAAAACGCGTGATTTTGCCACCACTGAACTGCCCGGAACAGACGAATCGCTCATGATTTCTGAACTTATGAAAGAATCAACAACGTCTCTATCTTCTGCGGGCAGCGTTAGAATGTCATCCTTACTTCAAGGAGCATCAACATACCTGGGCCACATGAAACAGCAAGAGAGAAAATCCTTGAGAAGATTTGTCGATGCCGTTGGTATGTTGCGTCAGAAGAGTGCCCCGCCTGAGAACCTGATCCTTCCACAGGTTTCCAAATCCGCCTCACGGCGTTCCGTATCCCTGGATCCAGAGGTAACGGCGCATGTATTCCGTAAAGCTCTGCGGACCAACAGCAGCAATCAATCACGACGA CTTTTTGAGAAGCGAAATCTCATCAAAGACGATGATTTGCCGGATCCATCCAAATGGATGTCTATTCGGCGAAGGGTATCGAAAACTTCCGACACCCTGCAGCCTGGTGATCGTTTCGCACAGACTGTTTTATCTGTCATGAATTCTGAGTTGCCCAAACCAAAAGGACGTTTTGCCCAAACTGTTGGCACTGTAATGAACACACAACGGTTCAAACCCGGAACATCAATTTCGCCATTAGCTACCTTTAATGTATCATCGTCGAATTTCGATAATGGAACCAATGGTCAACAGCAACTGGACACATGCTTTACTGAAAATGAATGTTCATCCACATTGGAGTCAAATAAACAATCTGGATTAGGGAATACCACGGGCCTTACAGCTCCGCTGGAAGTTATCATTGAGCGTGATAAAGAGCGCAGTAGGTCCAGTACTCATACGCAAGATTCAGAAAATGACGAAGAACAAGGGGCTCCACTAATCATGGCTAAAGCTGCTGCCAAGGGAGACACCGAAGTGTaa
- the LOC130685216 gene encoding uncharacterized protein LOC130685216 codes for MAIMLLLLLLHATLSSASATTERNHQLYVNGDLKQVSQPQPFVVQTTSISSGDSERQFWHWLHKQQKQSELRHHKSRRSRRWKDVANGEEDEINHPAIVEKDEMNHSAPLLENRSTHDDESHDEEVHNGIHVASWRWDEIGIYITFTTFIIVAGLAKVAFHHAHVISSRIPESCLLILLGTAVGGILYAAGVGLCEGVRGATRIPGCNPVSNSDSDEAFRFPTFTPKLFFLILLPPIILESSYSLYDRAFADNVGTVLFYAVIGTIFNTFLIGFSLLGLVTIGWIGAVRVPEESNVEWWAGPFYTLKATDCLVFSSLISAVDPVAVLAIFQEVGINKDLYFLVFGESLLNDAVTVVLYSMMVVFAQMEGNVAGGQYALGIVSFFTISLGGLGIGILCGLLTALITRTTSEVRVVEPLAVLGMAYFSYLCAELFHFSGIISCIGCGLVQAHYAFANVSHKSYTTVKYFIKMLSSTSDAIIFLFLGMVLVNDVHEWHTGFVLWTLLLCLVVRFLGVFILTAIANRFRLKPVNLQEQFIMAYGGLRGAVSFSLVEMLLPSVIQPRQMFVTTTLAVILFTVFVQGGTIKLFVRLLHIQKDSKTVKYLMNEMNETMFDHLCAGIEEICGHRGNNFFREKIEHIDELYLRPIFTRSTDKNSLQRLFEKLTLSEHAANMYAGTGEHTGFTPVASTAKIEERAPEVAPTAKEPTSPLPISDDVEFSPLLFQPPLPGQVVNQFKKPMRGKYPLVRQSSAPPGSMMPARASTPGSYNPMRPYNENVPGLSEFPDVQLRIKGIKGRQSRPNSGESTNSGSLDPDATAHAFRKALRTTSSNQYKRVYQKHNRNLIGDDDLPEIEMALRRRLSSVSSPMPTGGRFPQAVSSVFNSPLSSPESPSSPKSISNAGVNPTSSFDSGTCFPFSVSGETTARPQGAKKENRRSTSPTRNSQQQPSEYAIENEKSSVSGVSKRPRLENLRPSGFAPLRVIAERDGEHSASSLKILDIENGEDGHPLDTSKSSRPARPGASRETGV; via the exons ATGGCGATTATGTTActtctgttgttgctgcatGCAACGCTGAGCTCAGCTAGTGCAACAACGGAACGGAATCACCAGTTGTACGTCAATGGCGACCTGAAGCAGGTGTCTCAGCCACAACCATTCGTGGTTCAAACCACCAGCATCAGCAGTGGAGATAGTGAACGACAATTCTGGCACTGGTTGcacaaacaacaaaagcaatcaGAGCTACGTCATCATAAAAGCAGACGATCCAGACGGTGGAAAGATGTGGCAAACggcgaagaagacgaaatCAACCATCCAGCCATAGTGGAGAAAGATGAAATGAATCATTCCGCGCCACTGTTAGAAAATCGATCTACTCACGACGATGAAAGTCATGACGAAGAAGTACATAACGGTATCCATGTGGCCAGTTGGCGTTGGGACGAGATTGGGATCTACATCACGTTCACCACTTTCATCATCGTGGCCGGTTTGGCCAAAGTGG CTTTCCATCACGCACACGTCATCTCGTCGAGAATTCCCGAGTCATG CTTGCTGATTCTTCTCGGGACCGCTGTCGGCGGAATTCTCTA TGCTGCCGGAGTTGGCTTATGTGAAGGAGTGAGGGGCGCAACACGAATCCCAGGCTGTAACCCAGTTTCCAATTCGGACAGCGACGAAGCTTTCAGATTCCCAACATTCACGCCGAAACTCTTCTTCTTGATTCTACTACCACC tATCATTCTGGAATCGTCCTATTCGCTGTACGACCGAGCCTTTGCTGATAATGTCGGGACAGTCCTCTTCTACGCAGTCATT GGGACCATCTTCAATACCTTCCTAATTG gattCTCGTTACTCGGACTGGTGACAATTGGTTGGATCGGAGCTGTCCGCGTACCCGAAGAAAGCAATGTTGAGTGGTGGGCGGGCCCGTTTTACACTCTAAAGGCCACCGACTGCCTAGTCTTTTCGTCTCTCATCTCAGCCGTTGATCCCGTGGCTGTTCTGGCCATTTTTCAAGAAGTTGGCATCAATAAAGACCTTTACTTCCTCGTTTTTGGCGAGTCTTTGCTTAACG ATGCTGTGACCGTTGTCCTCTATTCCATGATGGTCGTCTTTGCCCAAATGGAAGGCAATGTTGCTGGAGGACAGTATGCCCTAGGCATCGTCTCCTTCTTCACCATAAGTCTTGGCGGACTTGGTATCGGCATTCTCTGCGGACTGCTGACGGCGCTCATTACTCGTACCACGTCCGAAGTTCGGG TTGTTGAACCTTTGGCTGTACTAGGAATGGCTTATTTCTCTTACCTATGCGCAGAATTGTTCCATTTTTCGGGCATCATCAG CTGTATCGGATGTGGCCTTGTTCAAGCCCATTACGCCTTCGCGAATGTCTCGCACAAATCTTACACGACCGTCAAGTATTTCATCAAAATGCTCAGTTCTACCAGTGACGCCATCATCTTCCTGTTTTTGGGCATGGTGCTGGTCAATGACGTCCACGAATGGCACACTGGTTTCGTCCTATGGACTCTGCTTTTGTGCCTCGTTGTCCGATTCCTCG GCGTGTTTATCCTGACTGCCATTGCCAATCGATTCCGGCTCAAGCCAGTCAACTTGCAAGAGCAATTTATCATGGCTTATGGAGGATTGCGAGGAGCTGTCAGCTTCTCGTTGGTGGAGATGCTTCTGCCTAGCGTCATCCAACCCCGTCAGATGTTTGTCACAACCACGTTAGCTGTTATTCTCTTTACTGTCTTCGTACAA GGTGGGACCATTAAGCTCTTCGTACGGCTTCTTCACATTCAAAAAGATAGCAAAACTGTCAAGTATCTAATGAACGAAATGAATGAAACG ATGTTTGATCACTTGTGTGCCGGAATTGAGGAGATCTGTGGTCATCGTGGCAATAATTTTTTCAGG GAGAAAATTGAGCACATTGACGAATTATACCTGAGACCCATCTTTACGCGCAGCACGGACAAGAACAGCTTGCAGCGTTTGTTCGAAAAATTGACTCTATC GGAACATGCGGCAAACATGTACGCTGGAACTGGTGAGCATACAGGCTTTACTCCAGTTGCCAGTACGGCCAAAATTGAGGAACGAGCACCGGAGGTTGCTCCGACGGCGAAAGAACCAACATCTCCTTTGCCAATTAGTGACGATGTAGAATTTTCGCCGTTACTGTTTCAGCCACCATTGCCTGGTCAAGTGGTGAACCAATTCAAAAAACCGATGAGAGGTAAATACCCGTTGGTGCGGCAAAGCAGCGCACCACCCGGCAGCATGATGCCAGCGCGGGCTTCCACTCCAGGGTCTTACAATCCGATGCGGCCTTACAACGAAAACGTGCCCGGACTGTCAGAGTTCCCTGATGTTCAGTTGCGCATTAAGGGCATTAAGGGAAGACAATCAAGACCGAACAGCGGTGAATCGACCAACAGCGGTTCCCTCGATCCAGATGCGACTGCTCACGCATTCCGCAAAGCTCTTCGCACCACTAGCAGCAATCAATACAAACGG GTCTACCAGAAACACAATCGAAATCTGATTGGAGATGATGATTTACCAGAAATCGAAATGGCACTTCGACGACGACTATCTAGCGTGTCAAGCCCTATGCCAACTGGAGGACGTTTCCCCCAGGCAGTTTCTTCCGTTTTCAATTCTCCGCTGTCCAGCCCAGAATCACCGAGTTCTCCGAAGTCGATAAGCAATGCCGGTGTTAACCCAACGTCCAGTTTCGACAGCGGAAcctgttttccattttcag TGAGTGGAGAGACAACAGCACGGCCTCAAGGtgctaaaaaggaaaatcgacGATCCACATCCCCGACCAGAAATAGCCAACAACAGCCGTCTGAATATGccattgaaaacgaaaagtcTTCAGTCAGTGGAGTGAGCAAGCGACCGAGATTAGAAAATCTGAGGCCTTCTGGCTTTGCTCCGTTGCGAGTCATCGCCGAGCGCGATGGAGAGCACAGTGCGTCCAGTTTGAAGATCCTAGACATCGAAAATGGTGAAGACGGACATCCTCTAGATACGAGCAAAAGTAGCCGTCCTGCTCGACCGGGTGCTAGCAGAGAAACTGGAGTGTAG